The Streptomyces sp. NBC_00224 genome contains the following window.
GCACCGCGCCTTCCGCACCCCGCTGGTGCCCTGGGTGCCGATCCTGTCGGTGGCCGCCTCGCTGTGGCTGATGCTCAATCTGCCCGCCGAGACCTGGCTGCGGTTCGGGATCTGGATGGCGATCGGCTTCGTCGTCTACTTCCTGTACGGGCGGTCCCACAGCCGCATCAACGTAGAGTGACGCTCGCTGGTTCCCCGAGTTGATCGCGCGGCCCCGTATGTCCCGCTTCGGAGGGAACTGCGGGGCCGGATAGCGTGCACCCCGTGCACCGTACGTCCACCGACTCCCTCGCCCCGTCACACTCCGTACGCACGTCACGGGTGCCGCGGCCGCGTGCGGAGCCGGCGGCGGGGCGCGGCGCCGGATACTGGACGCGGCTGCTGCCCGCGCTCGCCGCCCTGGCCGTACTGACCCGGCTGCCCTCCTTCCGGCATCCCCTGTGGAACCCCGACGAGGGCTATCTCGCCGTCCAGGCCCGCCAACTCGCCGCCGGGGGAGTGCTGTACGACACGGTCGTCGACCGCAAGCCGCCGCTGCTGCCCTGGCTGTACGAGGCCGCCTTCGCGGTGTTCGGCGACACCTCGCTCGGCCCGCTGCGGGTCGCGGCGGTCGGGGCGCAGCTGCTCACCGCGGTGCTGCTCGCCTCCACCGCGCGCCGCCGCTGGGGCGACCGGGCGGGCCGGGTCGCGGGCGTGCTGCACCTGCTCGTCTCCGTCGGCCTCAACCCCGAGGACACCCAGGCGGCCACGTTCGAGGTGTTCATGCTGCCGTTCACGGTCGCCGCCGTGCGCTGCGCCGACCGGCGCCAGTGGGCCCGCGCCGGGCTCGCCGTCGCCGGGGCCTTCCTCACCAAGCAGACCGGCGGCGCGGCGCTCGTCCCGGTGCTCTGGCTGATGTGGCGCACGGCCCCGCCGCGCCGCGCCGCCCTGCTGCGCACCGGCGCCGGACTCTGCGGCCCGGTGCTGCTCGGCGCGCTGCTCACCGGCCCGGCCCGGTTCCTGTTCTGGACGGTCACCGGCTCCGGCGCCTACGCCTCCTTCACCGGCTCCGAACTCCACGTCCTGGCCCGGGGGTTGATCAACACCGCGCTCCTCGCGTTCGCCTGCGCCGGGCTCCTCCCGCCGGTGGTGCGGGTGCTGCGGATCGCCAGGACCGGCGCCGCGGACGTGTGGCTGTGGCTCGCCTCCTCGGCCGGGGCCGTCCTCGCCGGCTTCCACTTCTTCGGCCACTACTACCTCCAGCTCGTCCCGCCGCTGGTGCTGCTCGCGGCGGCCGCGCTGCAGATCCTGCCGCCGCACCGGCTGCCCGGCGCGCTGCTCGCGTCGGCCTGCGCCTGCGCGCTCTTCCTCGCCTGGGGCCTGCTCGCCCCGCGCCCCGAACTGGCCCACGCCGAGCGTCTGGCGGCCGCCGTACGGGCGCGCTCGGCGCCGGACGACCCGGTCCTGGTGTGGGGCATACACCCCGAGACGTACTGGCTCTCCGGGCGCGCCCCCGCCACCCGCTATCTGACCGCCGGACTCCTCACCAACTACAGCGGCGGCCGCGACGGCCCCCAGGTGGGCGAGAAGTACGGCGTGGAGGGCTCCTGGCCGGTCTTCCGCGCGGAGCTGACCGCGCGGCCGCCCGCACTGATCGTCGACGACTCCCGGGGCGAGCCGTACGCCCCCGAACGCCTCCCGAGCCTGCGCCGACTGCTCGCGGCCCGCTACGAGCCGCTGGCCGGGACGGTCGACGGGGCCGTCCTGTACGTACGGACTCAGCCGTCCGTGTCCGCCGCGTCCCCGGCGGGATGACGCACCGCCCGCGGCCCCACGCACCGCGCCCCGTGCGCCTCCACCCGGCGGCGCAGCTCGCGGTCGGCCGTCACCACCAGACAGGGGCGGTCCCGGGCGCGCCCGGCGGCCAGCTCCACGATCCGGTCGTCGCCGCTGCCGGGCGCCGAGTCGACCCGTACCCCCGCCACCGGCTCCACCCCGCGGGCCGCGCCCTCGACCACCAGGACCAGGTCGACGGGGCCCGGACAGCCCGGCAGACCGGTCTGGGCGTAGCCCGTCAGGCGGTCGCGCAGGCGCTCCGCGGCGCCGCGCCGGTCGCGCCACCAGCCGTCCGGCACCGAGCCCACCACATTGGCCGCGTCCACGATCACCAGCGAGGTCGTCCCCATCCCGCCACGGTGCCACGGGACACGGGAAAATCGCACGTCGGGCAGGGGAAATCCCGCGAAATCCGGGCCCGGGAGCGAGTGTTATTGTCGCTGGAGTCTCATGGTG
Protein-coding sequences here:
- a CDS encoding ArnT family glycosyltransferase, which translates into the protein MHRTSTDSLAPSHSVRTSRVPRPRAEPAAGRGAGYWTRLLPALAALAVLTRLPSFRHPLWNPDEGYLAVQARQLAAGGVLYDTVVDRKPPLLPWLYEAAFAVFGDTSLGPLRVAAVGAQLLTAVLLASTARRRWGDRAGRVAGVLHLLVSVGLNPEDTQAATFEVFMLPFTVAAVRCADRRQWARAGLAVAGAFLTKQTGGAALVPVLWLMWRTAPPRRAALLRTGAGLCGPVLLGALLTGPARFLFWTVTGSGAYASFTGSELHVLARGLINTALLAFACAGLLPPVVRVLRIARTGAADVWLWLASSAGAVLAGFHFFGHYYLQLVPPLVLLAAAALQILPPHRLPGALLASACACALFLAWGLLAPRPELAHAERLAAAVRARSAPDDPVLVWGIHPETYWLSGRAPATRYLTAGLLTNYSGGRDGPQVGEKYGVEGSWPVFRAELTARPPALIVDDSRGEPYAPERLPSLRRLLAARYEPLAGTVDGAVLYVRTQPSVSAASPAG
- a CDS encoding NTP pyrophosphohydrolase yields the protein MGTTSLVIVDAANVVGSVPDGWWRDRRGAAERLRDRLTGYAQTGLPGCPGPVDLVLVVEGAARGVEPVAGVRVDSAPGSGDDRIVELAAGRARDRPCLVVTADRELRRRVEAHGARCVGPRAVRHPAGDAADTDG